A section of the Hevea brasiliensis isolate MT/VB/25A 57/8 chromosome 17, ASM3005281v1, whole genome shotgun sequence genome encodes:
- the LOC110644088 gene encoding ABC transporter C family member 10, with protein MKNLWKMFCGESGSSESGGKPDGSFFVFLSQPSCVNHIFIICLDFLLLFMLLFNLIQKSLSSKTCQILPRFRAFSRLQIGSAIFNGCLGLVYLCLSIWILEEKLRKTYTALPLNGWLLVLFQGITWISVGLTISLRGKHLPRTPSRLLSVLAFLFAGIVCALSLCAAILGKGISIKGALDVLSFPGAILLLFCVYKGCKEEETDESEPGFYAPLTGDEASGISKTDFVVPVTLFAKASFFSSMSFWWLNPLMKKGREKTLVDEDIPKLRETDRAESCYLLFLEQLNKQKQAEPFSQPSLLWTIILCHWKEILISGFFALLKIITLSAGPLLLNAFILVAEGKASFKYEGYILALTLFISKNLESLSQRQWYFRSRLIGLKVRSLLTAAVYKKQLRLSNAGRLMHSGGEIMNYVTVDAYRIGEFPFWFHQTWTTSLQLCFSLVILFNAVGLATIAALVVIIITVLCNTPLAKLQHKFQSKLMVAQDERLRACTESLVNMKVLKLYAWETHFKNVIENLRKVEYKWLSAVQLRKAYNGFLFWSSPVLVSAATFGACYFLKIPLHANNVFTFVATLRLVQDPIRSIPDVIGVVIQANVAFSRIVKFLEAPELQSGNVRQRQKQKRTMENHAISIKGANFSWEEKSAKPTLRYVNLGIRPGEKVAVCGEVGSGKSTLLAAILGEVPVTQGTIQVSGRIAYVSQTAWIQTGTIQENILFGSALDSQRYQDTLERCSLVKDLELLPYGDHTEIGERGVNLSGGQKQRIQLARALYQDADIYLLDDPFSAVDAHTATSLFNEYVMGALSRKTVLLVTHQVDFLPAFDSVLLMSDGEIVQAAPYHQLLASSQEFQDLVNAHKETAGSERLTEIATPQKRGSSTMEIKKTYVEKQLKVSKGDQLIKQEEREVGDTGLKPYVQYLNQNKGYLYFSLAALGHLTFVIGQISQNSWMAANVDKPNVSPLWLIAVYLIIGVASTLFLLGRSLATVILGLESSKSLFSQLLNSLFRAPMSFYDSTPLGRILSRVSSDLSIVDLDVPFSIIFAVGATTNAYASLGVLAVVTWQVLFVSIPMLYLAIRLQRYYFASAKELMRINGTTKSLVANHLAESVAGAMTIRAFEEEERFFAKNLDLIDTNASPFFHSFAANEWLIQRLETVSATVLASAALCMVLLPPGTFSSGFIGMALSYGLSLNMSLVFSIQNQCTIANYIISVERLNQYMHVPSEAPEVIEDNRPPPNWPAIGRVDICDLQIRYRPDAPLVLRGISCTFVGGHKIGIVGRTGSGKTTLIGALFRLVEPAGGKIIVDGVDISKIGLHDLRSRFGIIPQDPTLFNGTVRYNLDPLTQHSDQEIWEVLGKCQLREAVQEKEQGLDSLVVEDGSNWSMGQRQLFCLGRALLRRSRILVLDEATASIDNATDLILQKTIRTEFADCTVITVAHRIPTVMDCTMVLAISDGKLVEYDEPMKLMKRESSLFGQLVKEYWSHYHSAESH; from the exons atgaagaaCTTATGGAAGATGTTTTGTGGTGAATCTGGAAGTTCAGAGAGTGGTGGAAAGCCAGATGGTTCTTTTTTTGTGTTTTTAAGCCAACCATCTTGTGTCAACCACATCTTCATCATTTGTCTCGATTTCTTGCTTCTTTTCATGCTCTTATTTAACTTGATACAAAAATCATTATCCTCCAAAACTTGTCAAATCCTACCTAGATTTCGAGCATTTTCACGTTTGCAGATTGGCTCTGCCATCTTCAATGGGTGTCTTGGGTTGGTGTACTTGTGTTTGAGCATATGGATTTTAGAAGAGAAGTTGAGGAAAACCTATACTGCCTTACCCTTGAACGGATGGTTACTAGTGTTGTTTCAGGGGATCACATGGATTTCTGTGGGTTTAACCATAAGCCTTCGAGGGAAACATCTTCCGAGGACGCCATCGCGGCTACTATCTGTTCTTGCATTCTTGTTTGCTGGAATTGTATGTGCTTTATCCCTGTGTGCTGCCATTTTAGGCAAAGGAATATCAATCAAGGGAGCTTTAGATGTTCTGTCCTTTCCAGGAGCAATATTATTGCTGTTCTGTGTTTACAAGGGCTGTAAGGAGGAAGAAACTGATGAAAGTGAACCTGGCTTTTATGCTCCTTTAACTGGTGATGAGGCTAGTGGCATTAGTAAAACTGATTTTGTTGTCCCAGTTACTCTGTTTGCTAAAGCAAGTTTCTTCAGTAGCATGTCATTTTGGTGGTTGAATCCGCTGATGAAAAAGGGTAGAGAGAAAACTCTTGTGGATGAGGATATACCCAAGTTGCGCGAAACAGATCGAGCAGAAAGCTGTTATTTGCTGTTCCTGGAGCAATTGAACAAGCAAAAACAAGCTGAACCATTCTCTCAACCCTCACTCTTGTGGACAATCATATTATGCCACTGGAAAGAGATTCTAATCTCTGGGTTCTTTGCTTTGCTAAAGATAATTACTTTGTCAGCAGGTCCTTTGCTTCTTAATGCCTTCATTTTGGTTGCCGAAGGCAAAGCAAGTTTTAAATACGAAGGCTATATATTGGCATTAACACTTTTCATTTCAAAGAACTTGGAGTCCTTATCACAAAGGCAGTGGTATTTTAGGTCCAGGCTTATTGGTTTGAAAGTAAGGTCTTTGCTCACAGCTGCAGTCTATAAGAAGCAGTTAAGGTTGTCGAATGCTGGTAGATTGATGCACTCTGGTGGCGAGATAATGAACTATGTTACCGTAGATGCTTATAGAATTGGTGAGTTCCCCTTTTGGTTTCATCAGACATGGACTACAAGCCTCCAACTCTGCTTTTCTCTTGTCATTCTCTTCAATGCAGTAGGGCTAGCAACAATTGCAGCCTTAGTGGTTATTATAATCACTGTCCTATGCAACACTCCACTTGCTAAGTTACAGCATAAATTTCAGTCTAAGCTTATGGTGGCACAAGATGAGAGATTGAGGGCTTGTACCGAGTCTCTTGTTAACATGAAGGTGTTGAAATTATATGCCTGGGAAACCCATTTCAAGAATGTTATAGAAAATCTAAGGAAAGTGGAGTATAAATGGTTGTCAGCAGTTCAATTGCGAAAAGCTTATAATGGGTTTCTCTTTTGGTCCTCCCCAGTTTTGGTCTCTGCTGCTACCTTTGGTGCTTGCTATTTCCTCAAAATTCCTCTACATGCTAATAATGTTTTCACTTTTGTGGCAACTTTACGGCTTGTTCAAGATCCTATTAGATCAATTCCTGATGTTATTGGAGTGGTCATTCAAGCAAATGTAGCCTTTTCACGTATTGTTAAATTTCTTGAGGCACCAGAATTGCAGAGTGGAAATGTTCGGCAAAGGCAAAAGCAAAAACGAACAATGGAGAACCATGCCATTTCTATTAAGGGAGCCAATTTTTCATGGGAAGAGAAGTCAGCAAAGCCCACACTCAGATATGTAAATCTGGGGATTAGACCTGGTGAAAAGGTGGCTGTGTGTGGAGAAGTTGGCTCAGGCAAATCAACACTTTTAGCAGCAATTCTTGGAGAAGTTCCAGTAACTCAGGGAACT ATTCAGGTTAGTGGGAGGATTGCCTATGTTTCTCAAACAGCTTGGATTCAGACTGGGACAATACAAGAGAACATTTTATTTGGCTCTGCCTTGGATAGCCAACGATACCAAGACACACTTGAGAGATGTTCATTGGTAAAGGATCTTGAGTTGCTTCCATATGGTGATCATACAGAAATAGGGGAAAGAGGAGTGAATCTGAGTGGTGGTCAAAAGCAGCGAATTCAACTTGCTCGTGCTCTCTATCAGGATGCTGATATATATCTCTTGGATGATCCATTCAGTGCTGTTGATGCACACACTGCTACAAGCTTATTTAAT GAATATGTTATGGGAGCACTTTCAAGGAAGACTGTCCTACTTGTGACACATCAAGTTGATTTTCTGCCAGCATTTGATTCTGTTTTG TTGATGTCAGATGGTGAAATCGTGCAAGCAGCTCCTTATCATCAGTTGTTGGCCTCGAGCCAAGAATTTCAGGACCTTGTAAATGCTCACAAAGAGACAGCTGGTTCTGAAAGGCTTACTGAAATTGCTACCCCTCAGAAAAGGGGTTCATCTACTATGGAGATCAAGAAGACATATGTGGAGAAGCAACTGAAAGTATCTAAAGGagatcaattgatcaaacaagaaGAGAGAGAAGTGGGGGATACAGGGCTGAAGCCTTATGTTCAGTATCTGAATCAGAACAAAGGATACTTGTACTTCTCCCTTGCAGCTCTTGGTCACCTTACGTTTGTGATTGGACAGATATCACAGAATTCTTGGATGGCAGCTAATGTTGACAAGCCTAATGTCAGTCCATTATGGTTGATTGCGGTCTACTTGATTATTGGAGTTGCTTCAACATTGTTTTTGCTGGGTAGATCTCTTGCTACAGTCATTTTGGGTCTTGAATCATCCAAGTCTCTATTTTCACAGCTACTGAATTCCCTTTTTCGTGCACCTATGTCTTTTTATGACTCCACACCACTCGGAAGGATACTTAGTCGG GTATCATCCGATCTGAGTATCGTTGATCTTGATGTTCCATTCAGTATAATCTTTGCGGTGGGGGCTACCACAAATGCCTATGCCAGTCTTGGAGTACTTGCTGTTGTTACCTGGCAAGTCCTGTTTGTCTCCATACCAATGCTTTATCTGGCAATTCGTTTACAG AGATATTACTTTGCCTCTGCAAAAGAGTTGATGAGGATCAATGGTACAACCAAATCTTTGGTGGCAAATCATTTAGCAGAATCTGTAGCAGGTGCTATGACAATAAGGGCTTTTGAGGAGGAGGAGAGATTCTTTGCAAAGAATCTTGATCTCATCGACACAAATGCTAGTCCTTTCTTCCACAGTTTTGCAGCAAATGAGTGGTTGATTCAACGGTTGGAAACAGTTAGTGCGACTGTTCTTGCCTCTGCAGCACTCTGCATGGTCTTGCTTCCTCCTGGAACTTTTAGCTCTG GATTTATTGGAATGGCACTTTCTTATGGGCTTTCATTAAACATGTCCCTGGTTTTTTCAATTCAAAACCAATGCACCATAGCGAATTACATCATTTCTGTTGAAAGGCTTAATCAATACATGCACGTACCAAGTGAAGCACCTGAGGTGATAGAAGATAACCGTCCTCCACCCAATTGGCCAGCAATAGGTAGAGTGGATATCTGTGATTTGCAG ATCAGATATAGGCCTGATGCACCACTAGTTCTTCGAGGGATCAGTTGCACATTTGTAGGAGGGCACAAGATTGGTATTGTTGGCCGTACAGGCAGTGGAAAGACTACTCTTATCGGAGCTCTATTTCGTCTTGTGGAGCCAGCAGGAGGAAAGATTATTGTAGATGGCGTTGACATCTCAAAAATTGGCCTTCATGATCTCAGATCGCGATTTGGAATAATACCTCAAGATCCTACTCTTTTTAATGGAACTGTGAGATACAATTTGGACCCCTTGACTCAACATAGCGATCAGGAGATATGGGAG GTTCTTGGAAAGTGCCAGCTTCGAGAAGCTGTCCAGGAGAAAGAACAGGGACTGGACTCCTTGG TTGTTGAAGATGGATCAAATTGGAGCATGGGGCAGAGACAATTGTTTTGCTTGGGGCGTGCACTTTTGAGGAGAAGTCGAATATTGGTGCTCGATGAAGCAACTGCATCAATTGACAATGCAACCGACTTGATCTTGCAAAAAACTATTCGGACTGAATTTGCAGATTGCACTGTGATCACAGTAGCTCACAGGATACCAACCGTGATGGATTGCACCATGGTTCTAGCCATCAGTGATG GAAAACTAGTAGAGTATGACGAGCCAATGAAGTTAATGAAGAGAGAAAGTTCACTGTTTGGGCAGCTTGTAAAGGAATACTGGTCTCATTATCACTCTGCAGAATCACATTGA
- the LOC110644095 gene encoding uncharacterized protein LOC110644095 codes for MSTISTSIFASTHFLCSTNSSSSSRFSLLPSSCPSSFSRYPSCFHHLCHFRRKTLTVVFSKSSEAEEELSSVEDEWLKRLPDKKKPLYSHSLPCIEAWLRDIGFYQTKDDRAVWLIEQPEWHAQLSLDITDLYIRYLKSGPGNLEKDVERRFSYALSREDIENAILGGP; via the exons ATGTCGACTATTTCTACCTCTATATTTGCCTCTACCCATTTCTTATGTTCTACAAATTCCTCATCTTCTTCGAGATTCTCTCTTCTTCCCTCCTCATGTCCTTCCTCTTTTTCTAGATACCCTTCATGTTTCCACCATCTCTGCCACTTTCGAAGAAAAACCCTAACAGTAGTTTTCTCTAAATCCTCCGAGGCAGAGGAGGAATTGTCATCCGTTGAAGACGAGTGGCTCAAGAGACTTCCTGACAAGAAAAAGCCCTTGTACTCTCACAGTTTGCCTTGCATTGAGGCTTGGCTTAGGGATATAGGGTTTTACCAGACCAAGGACGACCGTGCCGTTTGGTTGATTGAACAGCCCGAGTGGCACGCCCAATTGTCTCTTGATATAACTGATCTGTATATaag GTACTTGAAGAGTGGACCAGGAAATCTTGAAAAAGATGTGGAGAGGAGATTCAGCTATGCATTAAGTCGGGAGGATATTGAAAATGCTATTCTTGGAGGACCTTAG